Proteins from a single region of Oryza brachyantha chromosome 6, ObraRS2, whole genome shotgun sequence:
- the LOC107304399 gene encoding uncharacterized protein LOC107304399 isoform X2 produces the protein MLRFAPASNDVAGAPNIPLCKSLRLHSILQEFLSQTCMNSAVSFSLFQNSELSCSTELVVNSAISYSLFQNSELDLMEYICMQIAEFTLGDCYEVSRNNQRPNCRIGALPSPVQIMIIASSSDPRSELQEKRNC, from the exons ATGCTACGGTTCGCCCCCGCCTCCAACGACGTCGCCGGTGCTCCCAACATCCCCCTCTGTAAATCATTGAG ACTTCATAGCATTCTCCAGGAGTTTTTGAGCCAGACATG CATGAATTCAGCGGTCAGCTTTTCActgtttcagaattcagaattgTCTTGTTCTACTGAATTGGTTGTGAATTCAGCGATCAGCTACTCAttgtttcagaattcagaattgGATTTGATGgaatacatatgcatgcaaataGCTGAATTCACACTTGGAGATTGCTATGAAGTCTCAAGAAACAATCAGC GACCAAATTGCAGGATAGGCGCGCTGCCATCGCCTGTGCAGATAATGATCATTGCGTCCTCCAGCGACCCGAGGAGTGAACTCCAG
- the LOC107304789 gene encoding uncharacterized protein LOC107304789, translated as MDSRTRFLIYAAASYMLLSMMAMVIESRNKKRKRVPRREGITYGPIDERDRKRFDYLNDKIWKNDTICVNMLRLRRAPFFRFCKLFRDGGLLVDTIHMSVEEQVAMFLHTIGHNVRNRVVATDFYRSGETVSRYFNLVLRAIGEMRKELIRPPSITTPSKILGNPRWDPYLRYDPHLDCVGAIDGTHVRVSVSKDMEPSFRGRKDHATQNVMAAVDFDLKFTYVLAGWEGTAHDAVVLRDAIERTDGLRVPQGKFYPVDAGYGAKPGFLPPFRGVRYHLNEWGTNPVQNEKELFNLRHSSLRVTVERAFGSLKRRWKILDDATPFFPYPTQVDIVVACCIIQNWIIEDGGDDFIISEEEWIANYSYATSRSGQASEHAYMVQFSGQSDKGGHVTWTSSMSTYMLEYLEGIVASGNKTSSGFKQVHLKACAKALNDHFKINLTSDQITNHMRTWKRKYSKIADLRKLSGALWDEENFIISLDHKHYADHIKDHKADAEYLNKPIHNYGKMLVIFGNSLATGKYAKGSSDPLATESIPIDEEEEQIGIDSAAETGSTCRVHPLNEENGASSSAPKPKKAKIVAAIEEEGLIGAFKSVGEKLAGAILEAGKEAAKSYKDLPDNLYESVHSIPRFEDTHLAHYFAHLVDNPPTASVFVTLEFAHKVTWVARYIATTFNG; from the exons ATGGACAGCAGAACACGGTTTCTGATTTATGCGGCTGCATCATATATGTTGTTGTCAATGATGGCTATGGTTATCGAGTCtagaaataagaaaagaaaaagagttcCAAGGAGAGAAGGGATTACATATGGGCCAATAGATGAAAGGGATAGGAAAAGATTTGATTATCTAAATGACAAGATTTGGAAAAACGATACCATCTGTGTGAACATGCTTAGGCTTCGAAGAGCACCTTTTTTCCGTTTTTGTAAACTTTTTAGGGATGGTGGTTTGCTTGTGGATACTATACATATGTCTGTTGAAGAGCAAGTGGCTATGTTCTTACATACAATTGGGCACAATGTTAGAAATAGGGTAGTTGCCACTGATTTTTATAGGTCCGGTGAAACTGTTAGCCGTTATTTCAACCTAGTCCTTCGTGCTATTGGTGAGATGAGAAAGGAATTAATAAGGCCACCCTCAATAACGACTCCATCAAAAATATTAGGGAACCCAAGGTGGGATCCTTATTTAAGGTACGACCCACATCTA GACTGTGTTGGAGCTATTGATGGCACACATGTACGAGTCTCTGTTTCCAAAGATATGGAGCCTTCCTTTCGTGGTAGAAAGGATCATGCTACTCAAAATGTAATGGCAGCGGTAGATTTTGACCTTAAGTTCACGTATGTGTTGGCTGGTTGGGAGGGTACAGCACATGATGCTGTTGTTTTACGTGATGCTATAGAGCGTACAGATGGCCTTCGTGTCCCACAAG GAAAATTCTACCCAGTTGACGCGGGATATGGAGCAAAACCTGGATTTTTACCTCCTTTTCGTGGTGTGAGGTATCACTTGAATGAGTGGGGGACTAATCCTGTACAGAATGAGAAGGAGCTATTCAATTTGAGGCACTCATCTCTTCGGGTGACCGTTGAGCGTGCATTTGGGTCACTCAAGAGGAGGTGGAAAATTTTAGATGACGCTACTCCATTTTTTCCCTATCCAACTCAAGTGGATATTGTGGTAGCTTGTTGTATTATTCAGAATTGGATTATAGAAGATGGTGGTGATGATTTTATCATATCAGAAGAAGAATGGATAGCCAACTATAGTTATGCAACATCGAGAAGTGGGCAAGCTAGTGAGCATGCATACATGGTTCAGTTTAG TGGACAAAGTGATAAGGGTGGACATGTCACATGGACATCTTCGATGTCTACCTACATGCTTGAATACCTCGAGGGTATTGTTGCTAGTGGGAACAAAACTTCCTCGGGGTTTAAGCAAGTCCACTTGAAGGCTTGTGCTAAAGCTTTGAATGATCACTTTAAGATTAATTTGACTTCAGATCAGATTACTAATCACATGAGGACTTGGAAAAGGAAATATTCTAAGATAGCTGATCTGAGGAAGTTGAGTGGTGCTCTTTGGGATGAGGAGAATTTTATCATATCACTTGATCATAAACATTATGCAGACCACATTAAG GATCACAAGGCTGATGCTGAATATCTGAACAAACCTATTCACAATTATGGAAAGATGCTTGTGATATTTGGCAATAGCTTGGCCACAGGAAAATATGCAAAAGGATCAAGTGATCCTCTAGCCACTGAATCTATTCCCattgatgaagaagaagaacaaattGGTATTGACAGTGCTGCGGAAACTGGATCAACTTGTAGAGTTCATCCTCTTAATGAGGAGAATGGTGCATCATCTTCCGCACCCAAACCCAAGAAAGCTAAGATTGTTGCTGCAATCGAAGAGGAAGGGCTGATAGGCGCATTTAAATCTGTTGGTGAGAAGCTTGCTGGAGCAATACTTGAAGCTGGAAAAGAGGCTGCAAAATCTTACAAAGATCTGCCTGATAATCTATATGAGAGTGTGCATAGCATTCCAAGGTTTGAAGATACACATCTTGCTCATTACTTTGCACATCTAGTTGACAATCCTCCAACTGCAAGCGTGTTTGTTACCCTTGAATTTGCCCACAAGGTCACTTGGGTTGCAAGATATATTGCCACCACTTTTAATGGTTGA
- the LOC107304399 gene encoding uncharacterized protein LOC107304399 isoform X1, whose amino-acid sequence MLPPLRRHPLTQLPSLLASPGATAERRRTPASARSPGRRRNRRPMLRFAPASNDVAGAPNIPLCKSLRLHSILQEFLSQTCMNSAVSFSLFQNSELSCSTELVVNSAISYSLFQNSELDLMEYICMQIAEFTLGDCYEVSRNNQRPNCRIGALPSPVQIMIIASSSDPRSELQEKRNC is encoded by the exons ATGCTGCCTCCACTTCGGAGACATCCTCTGACTCAGTTGCCTTCGCTCTTGGCGTCGCCGGGAGCCACCGCAGAGAGAAGACGCACCCCCGCCTCCGCTCGCTCCCCggggcgccgccgcaaccgtcgTCCAATGCTACGGTTCGCCCCCGCCTCCAACGACGTCGCCGGTGCTCCCAACATCCCCCTCTGTAAATCATTGAG ACTTCATAGCATTCTCCAGGAGTTTTTGAGCCAGACATG CATGAATTCAGCGGTCAGCTTTTCActgtttcagaattcagaattgTCTTGTTCTACTGAATTGGTTGTGAATTCAGCGATCAGCTACTCAttgtttcagaattcagaattgGATTTGATGgaatacatatgcatgcaaataGCTGAATTCACACTTGGAGATTGCTATGAAGTCTCAAGAAACAATCAGC GACCAAATTGCAGGATAGGCGCGCTGCCATCGCCTGTGCAGATAATGATCATTGCGTCCTCCAGCGACCCGAGGAGTGAACTCCAG